In Streptomyces camelliae, the sequence GGTTCGGTCGCGCCCCACAGGGTCGCGGGGCTGTATCGATATGCGGCTCCGCCGCGATGGGGGTCCCTGCTCGAACGAAGTCGAGAGCTTGGGGGAGCGACCAGCCACGATGGAGCCGCAGACGACCGACCACACATCGCGGCGCTTCCAGCGGAGCGCTTGGCAGCGGTCCCGTCACGCCGCAGCGCCCGCCTGCGCACTCGATCCACGGAGTGACGGATCGGGCGCGGGCGGGCGCTGATGTCGGTGGGCGGCAGGGGTGAGGGGCGGAGGGAAGTGCCTCTCAGGTGAGGGCGGGTACGCGCGCGGCGTCGGCGCCGGGCACCGGGGCCGGCTGTGCGGTCGCCACCTCGGCGCTGAGGCAGACCGCCTGGTCCTGCTCGATGGTGATCTTCAGACGGTCGCCGCCCAGCGGAGCCACGGACACCCAACTGGGCTCGTCCAGTTCCACCCAGCGGTCGAAGGTGACCGACATGCCGGTGACCATGCCGGTCTCGGGCCGGTGTGCGTGCGCGGCCTGGCGTACGGCCTCCAGGAGGAGCATGCCGGGGGCGTGGTCGACGGGGTGGTCGAACAGCACCGGGTGGTCCAGGTCGGCACGCAGCTGCCACCGGTCCGTCCTCGCACCGGCGGCCAGGACGACGTTGTACGGAAGGCAGTGCCCCACGGCCACGGGCCGGAGCGCCGGCGGCAGGGGCAGCGCGGTGCGGCGGACGGCCGCGAGGTCGTGCCTGGGGCCGCGCAGGCGCTGGTAGAGGGCGGGTGAGCGGTTGGCGAAGCGGGTGGTGGCCGTCCCCATGCGCAGTCCCTCCCGGTAGGCGGTGGTGTGCATGACCATCGACACCAGGCTGCCGTTCCTGATCCGCACGTCCTCGCACACGTTGTCGAGCACCACCTCCGCGGGTGACTCCGGGACCTGCATGGCGAGCGGGTCGACCTGGTAGCTGAAGTCGTCCCAGATCAGGTGGTTGCCGAAGGGGACGCCGTAGGCGGTGTGGGACAGCAGCGGCAGGGTCTGCCGGACGGTCTCGACGAACAGCATGGGATCGAAGCGCTGGTCGCGGGGCCAGTAGAAGCTGTGGAAGCGGGGCCACTGGGCACGAACCGTGTGCCGGTTCTCCGTGTGCGTGGTCCAGCCGGTGAGGAGCACCTCGGCGTGTGCCCGCTTGTGCACGAGCTCCCTCGGTACCGCGGTGCTGAGCCGGGATATGTCGAAGCCGGTGGCGTGCGTGTGCAACATGTCTACCTCTCCCCCTGAGTGACTGGCCGCTGGCTGCGGTGACTGCGCTAACATAAAATACGTTCTCTATTTTTGTCGAGGATTGGATGAGCCCATGACGACCGCCAACGCAGAACGCGCCGCACGAACTCGCAAGCGCCTCCTCCTCGCAGCCGCGGAGATCTTCGACGAGGCGGGCTACGAAGGGGCGGCCGTCACCCGGATCGTGGAGCGCGCCGGGCTCACCCTCGGCGCCCTGTACTTCCACTTCGGCTCCAAGCAGGGCGTGGCCGAGGCGCTGATGAACGCCCAGGCCACCACCATCGAGCCGCACCTCGACTCCACCGGCCTGCAGCGGCTGGTCGACATCACGCTGGTGTGGGCGCACCGCATGCAGCACGACCCGATCCTGCGGGCCGGTGTGCGCCTCGCGGTCGAACAGGGCAGCCACGGCATGAACGACGCGACGTCGTTCGAGGACTGGCGCAAACTCATGCGTGACCTGCTGGAGACGGCACGCTCCGACGGCGAGCTGGAGGAGAGGGTCGACACCGACCGTACGGCCCGGTTCGTGGTCGCCGCCTGTACCGGGATGCAGGTCTACTCGCAGCTCGCCACCGGCCGGTCCGACCTGATGGAGCGTGTGTGCGACATGTGGACGCTGCTGCTGCCCAGCATCGCCCCCGCCGCCGTGCGCGCCAACATCAGCGTCGATCCGCAGGCGGTGCCGGCCTCGTGACGGCGATGACATCCACGTCCCGGCACATCGTCCTGACGGGGGCCACGGGAAAGGTCGCCCCGCTCGTGGCCCGTCACCTGGCGGCGGCCGGGCACCGGCTCACCCTCACCGGCCGCAGCGTCCCGCAGCAGCGCCCGCAGAGCGGTCTTCAGCCGGCCGTACGGCACGTGGTCTGCGACTACGACCGGCCCGCGAGCCTCAGCGAGGCGTTTCGCGGGGCGGACGCGGTCTTCGTCGTCACGAACGATCCCACGCGCCCCGAGCACGACCGGAACATCCTCCGGGCGGCCGTGGACACCTCGGTCGGACACATCGTCAAACTCTCCGCGGCCGCCGTCCACGACCCGGCGGCCGGGGACCTCGTCACCACGTGGCAGCGGGAGAACGAGGACCGCATCAGGAACAGCGGCATCCCCTGGACCATGCTCCAGCCGCGGTCCTTCATGACGCACGCCCTGGCCTGGGCTCCGGGCATCCGCGCCGACTCGGCCACCCGGGC encodes:
- a CDS encoding ScbA/BarX family gamma-butyrolactone biosynthesis protein, coding for MLHTHATGFDISRLSTAVPRELVHKRAHAEVLLTGWTTHTENRHTVRAQWPRFHSFYWPRDQRFDPMLFVETVRQTLPLLSHTAYGVPFGNHLIWDDFSYQVDPLAMQVPESPAEVVLDNVCEDVRIRNGSLVSMVMHTTAYREGLRMGTATTRFANRSPALYQRLRGPRHDLAAVRRTALPLPPALRPVAVGHCLPYNVVLAAGARTDRWQLRADLDHPVLFDHPVDHAPGMLLLEAVRQAAHAHRPETGMVTGMSVTFDRWVELDEPSWVSVAPLGGDRLKITIEQDQAVCLSAEVATAQPAPVPGADAARVPALT
- a CDS encoding NAD(P)H-binding protein, which codes for MTSTSRHIVLTGATGKVAPLVARHLAAAGHRLTLTGRSVPQQRPQSGLQPAVRHVVCDYDRPASLSEAFRGADAVFVVTNDPTRPEHDRNILRAAVDTSVGHIVKLSAAAVHDPAAGDLVTTWQRENEDRIRNSGIPWTMLQPRSFMTHALAWAPGIRADSATRALHPHSRNACIAPEDIAEVAAQVLGDDTHHGRSYQLTGPQALSAEDQTRILAGLLGRPLACRALSRSEARDAYLRRYPPAMADALLASADRQAAGAKSATTRTVERLTGRAPTTFTQWATAHLRHFTSEESHD
- a CDS encoding ScbR family autoregulator-binding transcription factor; protein product: MTTANAERAARTRKRLLLAAAEIFDEAGYEGAAVTRIVERAGLTLGALYFHFGSKQGVAEALMNAQATTIEPHLDSTGLQRLVDITLVWAHRMQHDPILRAGVRLAVEQGSHGMNDATSFEDWRKLMRDLLETARSDGELEERVDTDRTARFVVAACTGMQVYSQLATGRSDLMERVCDMWTLLLPSIAPAAVRANISVDPQAVPAS